A region of the Betaproteobacteria bacterium genome:
CGTTGCGGGCCGGCGTGGAAGTCTTTCACGCGCTGAAAAAAATCCTGCACGCCGAAAAGCACAATACCAACGTCGGTGACGAAGGCGGATTCGCGCCCAACCTCGCCAACAACGAAGCGGCATTGCAATACATCATGAAGGCGATTGCCGAAGCGGGCTACACGGCGGGTCAGGACATCCTGATCGGACTGGATTGCGCCGCAAGCGAATTCCGCGTCGACGGAAAGTATCGCTTCGAAGCGGAAAAACTTGCCTTCACTTCCGCGCAATTCACCGATGTGCTCGCGACCTGGTGCGACAAGTATCCGATCGTATCGGTCGAAGACGGCATGGCTGAGGATGACTGGGACGGTTGGGCGACGCTTTCCGAAAAACTTGGCAAGAAAGTCCAACTGGTCGGCGACGATCTGTTCGTGACCAATACCAAGATCTTGCGGGAGGGCATCAGCAAGGGCATTGCCAATTCCATCCTGATCAAGGTGAACCAGATTGGTACGCTGTCCGAGACCTTTGCGGCGATCGAGATGGCCAAGCGCGCGAATTACACCACCGTGATTTCACACCGGTCCGGCGAAACCGAAGACACGACGATTGCTGATATTGCTGTGGCGACAAATGCCTTGCAGATCAAGACCGGTTCGGCGTCGCGCTCGGACCGCATGGCGAAATACAATCAGCTACTGCGCATCGAGGAAGAGTTGGGTGACGCCGCAAGCTATGCCGGCAAATCGGCGTATTACAACCTGAAGTGAAATACCTGCCCCACACGCTCATCGCGCTTATCGTTGCCATCCAGTACCCGCTCTGGTTGGGCAAAGGAAGCTGGCTGAAGGTGTGGGAGTTTTCACGGCAAGTCGATCAGCAGAAAGCCAAGAACATTCAGCTGGCCACCCGCAACGCGGGCCTGGACGCCGAGGTTCGCGACCTGAAGCAAGGCATTGATGCGGTCGAGGAACGCGCGCGGGTCGAGCTCGGCATGATCAAATCTGACGAAGTTTTCTATCAGGTGGTCGAAAAGCCCTCCGTCGTGACACCCGCATCAGGCACGACGAAATGAACGTTGCCGCCGTCAAGAAATTCTGCGCGGCCTTGCCTGGCGCAACCGGTGACATCAAGTGGGGCATCGATCAGGTGTATTCGATCGGCGGCAAGATGTTCTGCGTTGCGCATGTTGATCAAAAGGGATTGCCCACTGTCGGCTTCAAGGTCGACGACGATTTATTCTTGTCCTATACGGATCGCGCCGGCTTTATTCCCGCACCGTATCTGGCGCGCGCGAAATGGGTACAGGTGATCGACCTGAAAAAAGTCCCGGACGCGGAGCTGAAATTGCTGATCAAGCGATCACATGAGTTGGTCGGCATGAAGCTGACGAAGAAATGCCGGTCGGAACTGGGTATCGGCTAAGGCGCATGTCGCGACTCTGTCGCCCGGATGCAGCGTAGCGAAATCCGGGACGCTCACTGGACTAACGAGCAAGCAGCCAATGACGCGCCGGATTTCGCTACGCTGCATCCACGCTATGTGGTTCAAGCGTTTGGCCCAGACGACTTGCCAGAATTCGAAAAACGCCAGTATTGG
Encoded here:
- the eno gene encoding phosphopyruvate hydratase produces the protein MTAIVDIVAREILDSRGNPTVEADVLLESGVIGRAAVPSGASTGSREAIELRDKDAKRYMGKGVLKACEHINTEICEAVIGLDASEQSFIDKTMIELDGTESKSRLGANSILAVSLACAKAAADESGLSLYRYLGGAAPMQMPVPMMNVINGGQHADNVLDIQEFMIIPAGLPTFREALRAGVEVFHALKKILHAEKHNTNVGDEGGFAPNLANNEAALQYIMKAIAEAGYTAGQDILIGLDCAASEFRVDGKYRFEAEKLAFTSAQFTDVLATWCDKYPIVSVEDGMAEDDWDGWATLSEKLGKKVQLVGDDLFVTNTKILREGISKGIANSILIKVNQIGTLSETFAAIEMAKRANYTTVISHRSGETEDTTIADIAVATNALQIKTGSASRSDRMAKYNQLLRIEEELGDAASYAGKSAYYNLK
- the ftsB gene encoding cell division protein FtsB, producing MKYLPHTLIALIVAIQYPLWLGKGSWLKVWEFSRQVDQQKAKNIQLATRNAGLDAEVRDLKQGIDAVEERARVELGMIKSDEVFYQVVEKPSVVTPASGTTK
- a CDS encoding MmcQ/YjbR family DNA-binding protein, with protein sequence MNVAAVKKFCAALPGATGDIKWGIDQVYSIGGKMFCVAHVDQKGLPTVGFKVDDDLFLSYTDRAGFIPAPYLARAKWVQVIDLKKVPDAELKLLIKRSHELVGMKLTKKCRSELGIG